CTGATTGATTCTTCGACAATGTGTAGGGTGCTTGAGGTGATGATATTTGTTGGTTCCAAACAATCAAACCACTCTATTTCTGTTTACTTGGTCAATATAGTAATGGTTGGAAGTATTTGAATCCTGTTGAAGTATAAATCCATGCGTTTAAAGTTTCATACTCAAGTACTAACCCACTCTTTTGGTTTCTCTGTGTGTTTGTTTGTATGTTTGGTGCTCAACTATTGACACCACTTATATGCCAAGTCGAGGGGTTTATCTCATTAGTTAGCTCATAACTGTGTGTAGACTGTAGAGTCATGGTATTCAGTTGCTGCTGATTGATTGAGATCCTGTTATGTGATTCTGTAATTCTGCAGGTCATTGCAGTTCCAGAGGATGTTGGTACAGCTGGTGCTCTTAGAGCTATCGATCACCGCTTGACTGCAAAAGACATCTTGGTTCGAGTTATTCTGTTACAACCTTTTTTGAGTTTCTAGAATATGTTCAGCAACCATAACTTGTATTATTATGAAGGTTATGAGTGGTGATTTGGTAACTGAGATACCACCTGGGGCGGTGGCAGCCACACATAGACGTCATGATGCAGTAGTTACTGCAATGCTTTGTCCAGTTCCTGTTAGTGGGTTGTCAGAATCAGGGTCATCGAGTGGCAAGGACAAATCTAAGAAAACAAACCGCTATAATATTGTGAGCCTTGATCCGACGAAGCAGTTCTTATTGCATATAGCAGCTGGTAAGATTTTCGCATGTGAGGGGTTTCTCTGGTATgcaatttctattttggtgTCACTAGAAATTTGTGCTATTTGTCACAGGAGCTGAAGTTGACAAAGATGTTCGAGCTCAAAAGAGCATTCTTCGAGCAGTTGGCATGGTACACTATTATGCATCCATTAATTAGTTCAATGCATTGTTTGCATCATAAGGCTTAGGGCATTCTTGGCATTCGATGTGGCACTTGCCCCAACTGTTGGGAGAGGGCAGGGTTAGTGTTTTATGTAAGACATCTTCATATTCTGGGAGGTGTAGATGCAAGAACTGCGGACAACTACATAATTACACCAATGTCGTCCTTTCTTTTCAAATAGGAAATTCATTTTAAGTTGATGCAGAATGTTCGTAAGGCTAGTACTTAATTACTAATCAAAACTATTTGTAGTTAGGTCTTGATATTATATATGAGGGCTGAGTGGCAAGGCCCATTTCAGATGCAACAAGGTCCACGTCATTGTTTAGCATAATATGTCCAACCCAATGCGAGAAAAAGATCtataaacttattttcttgtaacttttttattcCTTAACTTTTTGTCTCCTGtggtccttttttttttacttatgcAGATGGAAATTCGTTCTGATCTAATTGATACTCACATGTATGCATTCAAGAGGTTCGAAGTTTTGCTTTATGCTTTAAGCAATTATTGCTTCTTTCTTGTAGATTATTCCTTCTATAAAGTTGTAACTTGTTGTTTGAATTCAGATCTGCTCTGCAAGATGTTCTAAATCAGAAAGAAAATTTTCTAAGTCTGAGACGCGATGTATTGCCATATCTTGTTAGGTCTCAGTTGGTTAGTTTTTCTAGCTTTTCCACCATGATTATATATGTGTGACATCAAGTCAAAATTATGTTCCATGTCTGAGATACATGTTCTCATTCACATCGTAGAGATCTGAATTATCATCAAACGGAGTGCAATCGGACGAAAATAGCAATGGCCAGAATGGTCCCCAGGACAGTAAAATTGTGCTATCTCAACTTCTGGCTAATTCATCTACACCAAATTTTCATGAAATCTATGCGTTGGGTCTGGCTGGGTCTGCTCCTATGAGGAAAACACATAAATGCTGTGTTTATGTTGCAAACAAGAGCAACTATTGTGCACGGATGAACTCCATTCAAGCTTTTACTGACATAAATCGAGATGtaagttttcatttttgaaactCTGAACGTTATTTTCCTCCTCAAAACCCTCACTGTTTCTTATATTCTGCCTTTTGATTTATTGCCACAGGTAGTAGGAGAAGCTAGTCATCTATCAGGCTATACTTTTTCTGCCCAGAATAACATAATTCATCCATCAGCTGTACTTGGATCTAAGACAACGGTGAGTTACAGTGGACATCTTGGTTCAAATCATTATCAATTTGGCACAAGCCTTCTATGTATATGTGCAAAGGATGAGAGCTGATGTATGTAGGGTGCATTTTTTAGTTCACTCCATTTAATTATGTCCTAAGTGTGAAAATAATAATGGTTTTAGGTGGGACCACAATGCATGCTGGGTGAAGGTTCACAAATGGGCGACAAAAGTAGTGTGAAGAAGTCTGTAATTGGTCGCCATTGTCGAATAGGCTCAAATGTGAAGGTATTTGACAAACTTTTAATTTGCTGATTGC
The nucleotide sequence above comes from Salvia hispanica cultivar TCC Black 2014 chromosome 5, UniMelb_Shisp_WGS_1.0, whole genome shotgun sequence. Encoded proteins:
- the LOC125190383 gene encoding translation initiation factor eIF-2B subunit gamma, giving the protein MDFQVVVLAGGFSKNLVPLVSKEVPKALLPVANQPVILYVLELLDQNDLKNAIVVVEGESAALLISSWISINFVDRLHVEVIAVPEDVGTAGALRAIDHRLTAKDILVMSGDLVTEIPPGAVAATHRRHDAVVTAMLCPVPVSGLSESGSSSGKDKSKKTNRYNIVSLDPTKQFLLHIAAGAEVDKDVRAQKSILRAVGMMEIRSDLIDTHMYAFKRSALQDVLNQKENFLSLRRDVLPYLVRSQLRSELSSNGVQSDENSNGQNGPQDSKIVLSQLLANSSTPNFHEIYALGLAGSAPMRKTHKCCVYVANKSNYCARMNSIQAFTDINRDVVGEASHLSGYTFSAQNNIIHPSAVLGSKTTVGPQCMLGEGSQMGDKSSVKKSVIGRHCRIGSNVKIVNSVVMNHVSIADGCSIQGSIICSNVQIQERVVLKDCQVGAGFVVSAGGEYKGEALAKKEKF